AAGATGTTCATtggtgtgtttgtttttttatatggatTTAGAGGAGTGGATTTGAGAAGGAAGAGAGGTGAATGTGTGGTTGTTTTGATTAAGAGAAAGATGGTGagaaatgaatgaatttgagataAAAGTTTATGAAAGTTAGTGAATGATTTAATGAGTttgataaattagaaaaatgttttaattgataaaaataagatattatcaTTTTGCCcttgatcataaaaataatttaaaataaaataaaataagtgttaatttcgttaaaatgaaatgtgaattattatctaatataaaaatattaaaattgatgagattatatcaaattaaaattgattaaattattattattattattgttggaagtcccgCATCAActagataaggccaaattataatatataagtgaggtgcaaacctcaccttacaagccgattttgtgaggttgagttaggcctaacacttctaacatgatatcagagctatggttagagtctatctTAACAAtattgttgggcatattgttccacccgctattggacAGTTATCGGACCATCCATTAATATCTAATCTCACGCTCGATATGTATATACCTCAGcgtgagggggtgtgttggaagtctcacattcACTAGAAATAGggtcaaattaatatataagtgaggtaaAATGTGTTGGCTTGTAGATTCTTCCTAATGGAGAAGAGAGGAGAATCAATTCTCCtccattcaattttttcaaaattaacgCATATAAGAatccatttttcaaaattaactcATGTGATAAATGAGAATATattcaaagacaaaaaaaagaaaaactataatgaatagaaagttgaaagactaaatgcaatccttcaaagaaaaaaaaaaagtgcaaaaataatggaagaagagCAAAATGctcttctcttcaaataatactcTTACTCAAAAAGAAGACATTAATTAGTGAATTGAGTTCCTAGTCAATCAAAAGGTTCTTTGGAGAGCTATATTAAACATTCCCAAAGAAATTTTCTTACGTGGGAAAGTGGACATGATATTTTAGAACAACTCTTGAAAAACGaaacattaataatttcatGATATCGTAATCAGAATCATGAAGTTGTCTCACAAATTACTATTATGAGCCCCAACATTCACTCTAAATAATTTGACATGATAATAACTAACATTAGCTTAATAtgatatacataataaataacattgaagtaagttattttaacatttagcATGGTATGAAGTcataaagagaaattaattacTTGGATTCAAAACTCTTTCCTCTTGGTTAAAAGTATTCAAGTTACTTTCTATTTATATTGTTAAATCATGACCTTATGCACCCATCCTTATCCAATATATCTAAAACATTCTTGaatattctataaattaatcattattcACATTCTTGAATATTCTATAAACTAATCATTATTCACATTCAGTTTATAGTATATCATTTAGGAAAAACAAGACAAATATGTAGACATATTTCTTGtctattttcaatataatttatgttgactaaaaaaattatagaacaCTCGCAATAAAAATAATCACTTCAGAAACCTCTAGTCAGTCTTATTAATGTCTACAGATAGAGATTAGAAATTTCCCCATTTTATGATCTAACACAgagatatataattttctatgagaattataattttcttttaacccttttaaaaataaacattgatATAAACTTCAATACCAGTAAGAAATGTTGACCTTATTTATGTTTCTATCAATAATTACTGAACAGAAAGAACTAAAAATATCCATCAGCAATCATGGTTGAAACTTGAAACTCCTTCAACTGCCTCCAGCAAGGTAAATAAACATGATCCATCCAAACATGGCTTCGGACAATCTATAATCTCTCTACAGTACCAAATACAAAAGAAATGCTCACCATAAAAATCTCACCTACCAAGGCCAATATTTGATAAATCAGTTCAATTTACATTTTACCTGCATCATGCCACATCCTAACGTACCTACCACACAAAACCTAGAGTGTTTTTACAAAGCCAGAATGAAGCAATAGTGGGTTATCCAAGGCAGGTATTATTGATCCTCTCACATACAATCGATCCCCCCACTGTCTAAGATATTGTCATTTCTGTAGTTTCAGGATGTCCTATCTGATGACGTTTGATCATTTTTATCAGAATTGAGATTGATATTGGATTGTGATTTGTCTGCTGATGCTACATCATTATGCtggttctcttctttctttgaaTTCAGAAACCGACCACCACATCCTCTCGGTCTTCTCAGTGCGTGCATGTGTCGAGATTCATGCAAGTATGGCTGCAACATTCATTACAGGACAGGAGCAAGTAAGTACCTCTACAGGAAGTGAAGTAAGAAGCTTGCAATAATAGAACATTGGTGTCATTAGAACGAAATATACAGAAGCAGAGAATGATATACCTTCCTATTTCTTATAGCTTTATTTTCTGATTCAGCTTTAGCACGGGATTGTCTACGTCTCAATATACCGTGATATTGTTTTGCATTGACAAACACAGGCTCCTCAACTGCATCTGTTGGCAGAGGAACACCAGCTTGCTGAATTCCCATTAACTGAAGATGGACCTGGAACAGGACATGATTCAATAATTGGAGGATAAAAAAAGGATACAAGGAGACACCAGAATATTAACAGAATCAACATTAAAAGATTAGAGCAAACCATTGGCTGTCCACCATAGGCTTGTGGGGGATAAGGTTGAGTATCATAGGGAGCAAAGATGCTTCTATAATAAGGGTCTGGATATGGATACACAGGTGGCACCTTCAATTATataacaaagtaaaataaatcaGTGACACGTATAgaacattttcattctaaaataaaataccaaGAACAGTACTAGCGCAAACGGTGATTTGGGGCATACTTTAATATCATGTCCAAATAAAAAGTGACACCAGCATTCGCTTGGGAAATCATTCATTTACCTCAACAGCTATGACAAAGAAGACATGGTTCCTTTAAAATCAACCTTAATAACCCAAAAACAACCACTGAAGAAAACTAATGTGAAAGAAAAACTTCAGATTGCATAATTATTTGCTAGTCCAGAAGCCTGGAGTCTTCTGTTAACTAAGACAAGATCAATAAATCGGCATACAGAAATCTTTTCATATAATTGCTGCTTTGAAATCAGCTTGTTGTAGCACATGGGGAACTCGCCTTCATGGATAAAACATAATGTAAAAATGCTAATTTATTCATGAATTACAGGAAGAATAAGCCTGGGCAAAATTTTCATCATGATTTCATAATATTCAGATTCAATTTGCTTCAATTACAAAACAACGGCAACGTGTGTCTATCTTATACTTACAACAGGCAAGACACATTGGATGGTATCTAATGGTTATGGCCCATACAAAAAACAAACCATTCCTTAGTAACTCTGGAATAATCAAATTTTAGGATGAGATTCAATGAGGACTGATGGCATCAAATAATTGAAGAAACGTATCTCTTTTAAGATAATCAGAATGAAACCCATAGAGAGACGAAGTTCATACCATTGCATGCCCAGCTCCAAGCTGGCCAGGTGTTGCGTACTGTACATTGACATTCTGGGTTCTAATAGCGGAATCAGAAATTCCATTTGCAGACGGGGACTGCACTTGGGATTCTGACTGGTGCTGCCCTTCATCTTCATTATCTGCATAAACATTTTGTTACATAAGTTCATACAGTAAATATGTTCTCCTAATAGA
This genomic stretch from Vigna radiata var. radiata cultivar VC1973A chromosome 7, Vradiata_ver6, whole genome shotgun sequence harbors:
- the LOC106769072 gene encoding nuclear transcription factor Y subunit A-7 isoform X4 translates to MTSAHNLTDNEDEGQHQSESQVQSPSANGISDSAIRTQNVNVQYATPGQLGAGHAMVPPVYPYPDPYYRSIFAPYDTQPYPPQAYGGQPMVHLQLMGIQQAGVPLPTDAVEEPVFVNAKQYHGILRRRQSRAKAESENKAIRNRKPYLHESRHMHALRRPRGCGGRFLNSKKEENQHNDVASADKSQSNINLNSDKNDQTSSDRTS
- the LOC106769072 gene encoding nuclear transcription factor Y subunit A-7 isoform X1, which codes for MTSAHNLTGVCSMIPVTSQRKLSSTKKTQLRSGVCVPFMIAVFCILIVSHALENTLLDNEDEGQHQSESQVQSPSANGISDSAIRTQNVNVQYATPGQLGAGHAMVPPVYPYPDPYYRSIFAPYDTQPYPPQAYGGQPMVHLQLMGIQQAGVPLPTDAVEEPVFVNAKQYHGILRRRQSRAKAESENKAIRNRKPYLHESRHMHALRRPRGCGGRFLNSKKEENQHNDVASADKSQSNINLNSDKNDQTSSDRTS
- the LOC106769072 gene encoding nuclear transcription factor Y subunit A-7 isoform X2, which produces MIPVTSQRKLSSTKKTQLRSGVCVPFMIAVFCILIVSHALENTLLDNEDEGQHQSESQVQSPSANGISDSAIRTQNVNVQYATPGQLGAGHAMVPPVYPYPDPYYRSIFAPYDTQPYPPQAYGGQPMVHLQLMGIQQAGVPLPTDAVEEPVFVNAKQYHGILRRRQSRAKAESENKAIRNRKPYLHESRHMHALRRPRGCGGRFLNSKKEENQHNDVASADKSQSNINLNSDKNDQTSSDRTS
- the LOC106769072 gene encoding nuclear transcription factor Y subunit A-7 isoform X3, yielding MIAVFCILIVSHALENTLLDNEDEGQHQSESQVQSPSANGISDSAIRTQNVNVQYATPGQLGAGHAMVPPVYPYPDPYYRSIFAPYDTQPYPPQAYGGQPMVHLQLMGIQQAGVPLPTDAVEEPVFVNAKQYHGILRRRQSRAKAESENKAIRNRKPYLHESRHMHALRRPRGCGGRFLNSKKEENQHNDVASADKSQSNINLNSDKNDQTSSDRTS